Proteins encoded together in one Neobacillus sp. FSL H8-0543 window:
- a CDS encoding alpha/beta-type small acid-soluble spore protein has protein sequence MANSSNKLLVPGIEQYLDQVKYEIAQEFGVNLGSDTVSRANGSVGGEITKRLVQQAQAQMSGQFPKQ, from the coding sequence ATGGCAAACAGCAGCAATAAATTATTAGTTCCAGGAATAGAACAATATCTAGATCAAGTAAAGTATGAAATTGCCCAGGAATTTGGAGTAAACCTTGGGTCTGATACAGTTTCCCGTGCGAATGGTTCTGTAGGCGGCGAAATTACAAAAAGATTGGTGCAACAGGCACAAGCACAAATGTCAGGTCAATTTCCAAAACAATAA
- the sigI gene encoding RNA polymerase sigma factor SigI, translating to MLGLLFMTKKKKRTLEESVSLIQQGDQLLLNEVIEAYKPFIAKSVSSVCKRYIYETDDEFSIGLIAFNDSIEKYSPERGSSLLSFSEVLIKRRVIDYIRKQSKNQHIRLDLFNSEYEEESSGTVIVNELSIEDYKKKSDEELRIDEISQFQTLLASYDLSFNELIKNSPKHVDARMNAILVAKKLVDNRELKSYLFEKKRLPIKELETMVDVSRKTIERNRKYIIAIALILSSDYVYLKDYLKGVLET from the coding sequence ATGCTAGGTTTATTGTTTATGACCAAGAAAAAGAAAAGAACCTTAGAAGAATCTGTCAGTTTAATTCAACAGGGCGACCAGTTACTGTTAAATGAGGTAATCGAAGCGTATAAACCATTTATAGCGAAATCTGTTTCCTCTGTTTGTAAACGATATATATATGAAACGGATGATGAATTTAGCATTGGGCTAATTGCATTTAACGATTCAATTGAAAAGTATTCCCCTGAACGCGGAAGTTCACTATTAAGTTTTTCTGAAGTTTTAATTAAAAGAAGAGTGATTGATTATATTAGGAAGCAATCTAAAAACCAGCATATAAGATTGGATTTATTCAACTCTGAATATGAAGAAGAATCCTCTGGTACAGTTATAGTTAATGAACTTTCAATTGAGGACTATAAGAAAAAGTCTGATGAAGAACTAAGGATAGATGAGATTAGTCAGTTTCAAACTTTATTAGCCTCATATGACTTGAGTTTCAACGAATTAATTAAGAACTCACCAAAGCACGTTGATGCAAGAATGAATGCCATTTTAGTTGCTAAAAAGTTAGTGGATAATAGGGAGTTAAAAAGTTATTTGTTTGAAAAAAAGAGACTTCCAATCAAAGAATTAGAAACTATGGTTGATGTCAGCCGAAAGACGATTGAGCGTAATCGAAAATATATTATTGCTATTGCGCTTATTTTATCAAGTGATTATGTTTATCTGAAGGATTACCTAAAGGGGGTGTTAGAAACATGA
- a CDS encoding DUF5667 domain-containing protein yields the protein MKKRSTKNDEVIDLKHKSSKKINKIAKAILALLITGTAFSATNVFAEEPMAPIELELQIEEPSESNELVETENGQLQESPSLVPGDFFYFSKILLEKIQLAFTIDDIKEARLIAEYAAERLAEAEVLFADGNEEAALETMTAAIEHMENADDIVDEQPADKPEADQEGVVAVELEVEVISNDDVALEEEKEADVKTILSQNIIALTAAMEKVKNPKAKAALQKNIDKSYAKLSKKLEKQQKTADKLIREELDNSEEEVEVTNEEIEATLPVSPSKHELRKAEKKEKKKIQQEAKQQKHEAKHQMKEEKAEEKKHLKEKKKENKGNNGNKG from the coding sequence GTGAAAAAGCGATCGACGAAAAATGATGAGGTGATTGATTTGAAACATAAAAGCAGCAAGAAAATAAATAAAATAGCAAAAGCAATACTAGCTTTATTAATAACGGGTACAGCATTCTCTGCAACTAATGTTTTTGCGGAAGAACCGATGGCGCCAATTGAGTTGGAGCTGCAAATTGAGGAACCATCTGAATCAAACGAATTAGTTGAAACCGAAAATGGTCAATTACAGGAGTCCCCTTCATTAGTTCCAGGCGATTTCTTTTACTTTTCAAAGATCTTATTAGAAAAAATTCAACTTGCCTTTACAATTGACGATATAAAGGAAGCTAGGTTAATAGCAGAATATGCTGCCGAACGGCTAGCAGAGGCTGAAGTGTTGTTTGCTGATGGTAATGAAGAAGCTGCCTTAGAAACAATGACTGCAGCGATAGAGCATATGGAAAATGCAGATGATATCGTTGACGAACAACCTGCTGATAAACCAGAAGCAGATCAAGAAGGTGTGGTAGCTGTAGAGCTAGAGGTAGAGGTCATTTCTAATGATGATGTAGCCTTAGAAGAAGAAAAGGAAGCCGATGTTAAAACAATTCTATCACAAAATATTATTGCCTTAACAGCTGCGATGGAAAAAGTGAAAAATCCAAAGGCAAAAGCAGCACTACAAAAAAATATTGATAAAAGCTATGCAAAGCTTTCGAAGAAGTTAGAAAAGCAACAAAAAACGGCAGATAAGTTAATCCGTGAAGAATTGGATAATTCGGAAGAGGAAGTTGAAGTTACAAATGAAGAAATAGAAGCTACTTTACCTGTCTCACCTTCAAAACATGAACTTCGTAAAGCTGAAAAAAAGGAAAAGAAAAAAATTCAACAAGAAGCAAAACAACAAAAACATGAAGCAAAACATCAGATGAAAGAGGAAAAAGCAGAAGAAAAAAAACACCTTAAAGAAAAGAAAAAAGAGAATAAAGGCAATAATGGTAATAAAGGCTAA
- a CDS encoding anti-sigma factor domain-containing protein, with the protein MKKGIIMEMDDSYLTLLTPDGEFCRAHKQDLPYTVGDEIHFFPITEQQRNKIMDTFKNIFKLKSIWMSTAVLLIFLVTVVPVYQSNRAYAYVSIDVNPSIELGLNKNMKVVELTGYNKEGEQIVSQISEWKKRDVSEITERILTELKNEGFVKDEPIIISTVRTENLEEKVELKLEQNIKEIKQTVNKQHLEVNMVTTTEAELEKAHDLGVTAGKYQEVKKELAEKKQNKVKNQNKNKNTNKAENQNNNKNKTENQNNNKNKTENQNNIKDSNKNEIPPGQLKKQDESNIIEKNHSEVKAKGNFEKQIPPGQLKKINGDTGKNSNQYIGKEKHSNGKGNSNKKENRGKNN; encoded by the coding sequence ATGAAAAAGGGAATTATTATGGAAATGGATGATTCTTATTTAACTTTATTAACCCCTGACGGTGAATTTTGCCGTGCACATAAACAAGATTTACCATATACAGTAGGTGATGAGATACATTTTTTTCCGATAACGGAGCAACAGAGAAATAAAATTATGGACACATTCAAAAATATTTTTAAGTTAAAATCAATATGGATGTCGACTGCTGTTTTGCTTATTTTTCTAGTCACAGTTGTTCCGGTGTATCAAAGTAATAGGGCATACGCCTATGTGTCGATTGATGTGAACCCTAGCATTGAACTTGGTCTAAATAAGAATATGAAGGTTGTTGAATTAACAGGATATAATAAAGAAGGAGAACAAATCGTCTCCCAAATTTCAGAGTGGAAGAAAAGGGACGTTTCAGAAATAACGGAACGGATCCTGACAGAATTAAAAAACGAAGGCTTTGTTAAGGATGAACCAATCATCATATCAACCGTTCGTACGGAAAACCTTGAGGAAAAGGTTGAACTAAAACTAGAACAAAATATTAAAGAAATCAAACAAACCGTAAATAAACAGCATTTAGAAGTAAATATGGTTACTACTACCGAAGCAGAACTAGAAAAGGCCCATGATCTCGGTGTTACGGCGGGGAAATATCAAGAAGTCAAAAAGGAATTAGCCGAAAAGAAACAAAATAAAGTTAAAAATCAAAATAAAAATAAGAATACGAACAAAGCCGAGAATCAAAATAATAATAAGAACAAGACCGAGAATCAAAATAATAATAAGAACAAGACCGAGAATCAAAATAATATTAAGGATTCAAACAAAAATGAGATTCCGCCAGGACAATTAAAAAAGCAAGATGAATCCAATATAATAGAAAAAAATCATTCAGAAGTTAAAGCAAAAGGGAATTTCGAAAAACAAATACCGCCAGGTCAGCTGAAAAAGATTAATGGAGATACTGGTAAGAATAGTAACCAATATATTGGGAAAGAAAAACATTCAAATGGAAAAGGAAATTCAAATAAAAAAGAAAATCGTGGAAAAAATAACTAA
- a CDS encoding DUF3905 domain-containing protein encodes MTQKKKNDKSQKLSIAETMPHQINAPSFEGTGINMQPPFVNEHGVVIGDSFYSSANSPLENWTENTDPNIMAGEEWVHPTNDIGWNTPENRELLESKKKPHAYPFMHPTKDVGKGAD; translated from the coding sequence ATGACCCAAAAGAAGAAAAATGATAAGTCACAAAAATTAAGCATCGCTGAAACCATGCCTCATCAAATCAATGCACCAAGTTTTGAAGGAACTGGAATCAATATGCAGCCTCCTTTCGTTAATGAACATGGTGTAGTGATCGGCGATAGCTTTTACTCATCAGCTAATTCACCATTGGAAAATTGGACAGAGAATACAGATCCAAATATTATGGCCGGCGAGGAATGGGTACATCCCACAAATGATATTGGCTGGAATACACCTGAAAATCGGGAACTGCTCGAAAGTAAAAAGAAACCACATGCCTATCCATTCATGCATCCAACCAAAGATGTAGGTAAAGGGGCCGACTAA
- a CDS encoding peptide chain release factor 3: MGNNFKDEVLSRRTFAIISHPDAGKTTLTEKLLLFGGAIRDAGTVKAKKTGKFATSDWMEIEKQRGISVTSSVMQFDYDGFRVNILDTPGHQDFSEDTYRTLMAVDSAVMIIDSAKGIEEQTLKLFKVCRMRGIPIFTFINKLDRQGKAPLELLAELEEVLGIETYPMNWPIGMGKEFLGIYDRFYNRIEQFRVNDEERYIPLNNEGEIEGDHPLKASGLYDQTLEEIMLLNEAGNEFSVEKVAAGTIIPVFFGSALTTFGVQTFLETYLKFAPSPMPRNSSAGEIDPLGEQFSGFVFKIQANMNPAHRDRIAFVRICSGKFERGMSINVPRLGKQLKVTQSTSFMAEERNTVEEAVSGDIIGLYDTGTYQIGDTITAGKNTFQFERLPQFTPELFVRVSAKNVMKQKSFYKGIQQLVQEGAIQLYKTIRTEDYLLGAVGQLQFEVFEHRMKNEYNAEVFMERMGSKITRWVEDEVINETLSSSRSLLVKDRFDQFVFLFENDFALRWFQDKNPTVKLINPMDQHE; the protein is encoded by the coding sequence ATGGGTAACAATTTTAAAGATGAAGTATTATCGCGCAGAACCTTTGCGATCATTTCCCACCCGGATGCCGGGAAAACAACACTTACTGAAAAATTATTATTATTTGGCGGTGCCATTCGTGATGCAGGTACCGTTAAAGCGAAAAAGACTGGGAAATTCGCAACGAGTGATTGGATGGAAATTGAAAAACAACGTGGAATTTCTGTGACTTCCAGTGTAATGCAATTTGATTATGATGGCTTTCGAGTCAATATATTAGATACTCCTGGGCACCAGGACTTTAGTGAAGATACGTATCGAACGTTAATGGCTGTTGATAGTGCTGTAATGATTATCGATTCTGCAAAAGGTATTGAGGAACAAACGTTAAAGCTTTTTAAAGTCTGCCGTATGCGGGGCATTCCAATATTCACCTTTATTAACAAGCTTGATCGTCAGGGGAAGGCACCTTTAGAACTTCTTGCTGAATTGGAAGAGGTACTAGGGATAGAAACCTATCCGATGAATTGGCCGATTGGTATGGGTAAAGAGTTTCTTGGTATTTACGATCGTTTCTATAATCGGATTGAACAGTTCCGTGTGAATGATGAGGAGCGCTATATTCCTTTAAATAATGAAGGAGAAATAGAAGGAGACCACCCGTTGAAGGCCTCTGGATTATATGACCAAACATTGGAAGAGATTATGCTTTTAAATGAGGCTGGCAATGAATTTTCTGTTGAAAAAGTAGCAGCAGGAACCATTATACCTGTCTTCTTTGGAAGTGCGTTAACCACTTTCGGTGTTCAAACCTTTCTTGAAACCTATTTGAAATTTGCTCCTTCACCTATGCCGCGTAATTCTTCAGCAGGTGAAATTGACCCGCTGGGAGAACAATTCTCGGGATTCGTATTTAAAATTCAAGCCAATATGAACCCGGCTCACCGTGACAGGATCGCGTTTGTGCGAATATGTTCAGGGAAATTTGAACGCGGAATGTCTATAAATGTTCCAAGGCTAGGAAAGCAGTTAAAGGTAACTCAGTCGACTTCCTTTATGGCAGAAGAACGAAATACTGTGGAAGAAGCGGTGAGCGGTGATATTATCGGGTTATATGATACAGGCACCTATCAGATCGGTGACACGATTACAGCGGGTAAAAACACCTTTCAATTTGAGCGATTACCGCAATTTACGCCGGAGCTTTTTGTAAGAGTTTCTGCAAAAAATGTTATGAAACAAAAATCGTTTTATAAAGGGATACAACAGCTTGTCCAAGAAGGGGCAATCCAGCTTTATAAAACGATTAGAACGGAAGATTATTTATTAGGGGCGGTCGGTCAATTACAATTTGAAGTTTTTGAACACCGGATGAAGAATGAATACAATGCTGAAGTATTCATGGAACGGATGGGTTCAAAAATTACTAGATGGGTTGAAGATGAAGTGATAAATGAAACTTTATCGAGTTCAAGAAGTCTTCTTGTTAAGGATCGTTTCGATCAGTTTGTATTTTTATTTGAAAATGATTTTGCCCTAAGATGGTTCCAAGACAAAAATCCAACGGTTAAGTTAATTAATCCTATGGATCAGCATGAGTAA
- a CDS encoding SDR family oxidoreductase, with the protein MKKGYFFTGFPGFICNQLIREVLKRNLLQGQVFVLVLKGMMDKAKKERQEIISELGLRDEDFVIVEGDITKPALMISEENQEFLLSSITHVYHLAAIYDLAVPRDIAFKINVNGTGHVNNWVKALPNLERYIYFSTAYVVGKREGTLYETELIRPESFKNHYEETKYEAEVLVEMLKKDIPVTIIRPGIVKGHSQTGETIKFDGPYFIMNFLERLKFLPLLPKLGKGVAYINLVPIDYIIQATAFLSFLDVGAGKTYHLTDPRPYRASEIYQFMMKELLNKHPKGTLPLTLCKWFLSIKPMRRLLGVEKEALDYFTWMGHFDNSQAANDLKDSGITCPDFKDGIPAMTAFYLKQKDNPNFQINIL; encoded by the coding sequence ATGAAAAAGGGGTATTTTTTCACGGGCTTTCCAGGGTTCATTTGCAATCAATTAATTCGCGAAGTATTAAAAAGGAATCTTCTGCAAGGGCAAGTCTTTGTCCTTGTACTAAAAGGAATGATGGACAAAGCCAAGAAAGAACGGCAAGAGATTATTTCAGAACTAGGATTAAGGGATGAGGATTTCGTGATTGTTGAGGGTGATATTACGAAACCCGCACTAATGATTTCAGAAGAAAATCAAGAATTTTTGCTTTCAAGTATTACACATGTTTATCATCTTGCAGCAATCTATGATTTAGCTGTTCCAAGAGATATTGCTTTTAAAATTAACGTAAATGGAACGGGTCATGTGAATAATTGGGTAAAAGCACTACCAAACCTAGAGAGATATATCTATTTTAGTACAGCATATGTGGTTGGAAAACGCGAAGGAACGCTTTATGAGACAGAGCTTATCCGCCCAGAAAGCTTTAAAAACCATTATGAGGAAACAAAATATGAGGCAGAAGTGCTGGTAGAAATGTTAAAGAAGGATATTCCGGTTACCATTATCCGCCCGGGAATTGTTAAGGGACATTCCCAAACCGGTGAAACGATAAAGTTTGATGGACCATATTTTATTATGAATTTTTTGGAACGATTGAAATTTCTACCGTTATTACCTAAATTAGGAAAAGGTGTTGCTTACATTAATCTTGTTCCCATTGACTATATCATACAGGCGACGGCCTTCCTTAGTTTCTTGGATGTTGGAGCTGGAAAAACTTATCATTTAACGGATCCTCGTCCTTACCGTGCATCAGAAATATACCAATTTATGATGAAGGAATTACTTAATAAACATCCTAAAGGGACGCTCCCGTTAACACTTTGCAAATGGTTTCTATCAATTAAACCAATGAGGAGACTTCTGGGAGTTGAAAAAGAAGCCCTTGATTATTTTACCTGGATGGGACATTTTGATAACTCACAGGCTGCGAATGATTTAAAAGATTCAGGAATTACCTGTCCGGATTTTAAAGATGGAATTCCAGCCATGACAGCATTTTATCTAAAACAGAAGGATAATCCGAATTTCCAAATAAATATACTTTAG